Proteins encoded within one genomic window of Bacillus sp. 1NLA3E:
- a CDS encoding NADPH:quinone oxidoreductase family protein, protein MEKKLFKAFMVDKNNDEFSAVTKMISLDNLPDGDVVIKVLYSSVNYKDGLASNPNGKIVRSYPFIPGIDLAGIVVSSSDARFKEGDEIIATSYEIGVSHYGGYSEYAKIPGDWIVPLPKGLSLKEAMVYGTAGFTAALSVHRLEESGLTPDKGKVLVTGATGGVGSIAVAILAKRGYQVCASTGKESEHSFLKQLGAQEILSREEIIGEKIKPLDQQKWAAAVDPVGGKTLAAILSKLNYGGAVAVSGLTGGTDLPTTVFPFILRGINLLGIDSVYCPMETRKIIWERMATDMKPDGLLDTIKKEVTFDELPQVLSSILKGEAIGRTILVL, encoded by the coding sequence ATGGAGAAGAAGTTATTTAAAGCGTTTATGGTAGATAAAAATAATGATGAATTTTCAGCAGTTACTAAAATGATATCACTGGATAACCTTCCCGATGGGGATGTTGTTATAAAAGTTTTATATTCTAGTGTAAATTACAAGGATGGGCTTGCTAGTAACCCTAACGGAAAAATTGTCAGATCGTATCCGTTTATCCCTGGAATTGATTTAGCTGGAATTGTGGTAAGTTCTAGTGATGCCCGTTTTAAAGAAGGCGATGAAATTATTGCCACCAGCTATGAGATTGGCGTCTCCCATTATGGTGGTTATAGTGAATACGCCAAAATTCCTGGTGATTGGATCGTCCCCTTACCGAAGGGTCTCTCACTAAAAGAAGCCATGGTTTACGGAACAGCTGGGTTCACTGCTGCGTTATCCGTCCACCGTTTAGAAGAAAGCGGATTGACTCCTGATAAAGGTAAAGTGCTTGTTACAGGAGCGACTGGTGGAGTTGGGAGTATTGCTGTGGCTATTCTTGCTAAGCGCGGCTACCAAGTGTGTGCTAGTACTGGGAAAGAATCAGAGCATAGCTTTTTGAAACAACTTGGGGCACAGGAAATTCTCTCAAGAGAAGAAATAATTGGAGAAAAAATAAAGCCATTGGATCAGCAAAAATGGGCTGCTGCAGTAGATCCTGTTGGTGGGAAAACCTTAGCAGCGATACTGAGTAAACTCAATTATGGAGGAGCAGTAGCTGTAAGTGGCTTAACTGGGGGAACGGATTTACCAACTACAGTGTTCCCTTTTATTCTCCGTGGCATTAATTTACTAGGAATCGATTCGGTTTATTGTCCGATGGAAACTAGAAAAATCATATGGGAAAGAATGGCTACCGATATGAAACCAGACGGACTATTAGATACCATCAAAAAAGAAGTAACCTTTGACGAGCTACCACAAGTATTATCATCAATCCTAAAAGGTGAAGCAATTGGAAGAACTATTTTAGTTTTATAA